In one Lycium barbarum isolate Lr01 chromosome 7, ASM1917538v2, whole genome shotgun sequence genomic region, the following are encoded:
- the LOC132601604 gene encoding uncharacterized protein LOC132601604, which translates to MLEALAKQIESNEKKVETYNSQVDLGGPSDLERTGLKKVYSKAFSSKRSPEVDPDEGNNVEEDEIESVLLKKLGETLSKGVLTWYDHLPEYSITSFEMLANAFIIGHAGAKKVQVPKETNGTSPRSQKNGLPKPLPRVSTASFKLKENLLEYEAVTWADVHNRYESKIRVEDDQLELPPGPIGGSKNSETSRPSKNRYRPYVQPEKSNFRSDRGKNGPIHHSSRNDRQINRGLSSQGLQFRGDTSGTANNGDIPRLSEYNFNIDVTDLVSAIGHIEDARWPRPLRSDPAQRDPSMMCEYHGTHVHRVEDCRQLREEKARLLKNGHLREFLSDRAKGNYKGRENHKQVEPIEP; encoded by the exons ATGCTCGAAGCATTGGCTAAACAGATTGAATCTAATGAGAAAAAGGTAGAAACGTACAACTCTCAAGTGGATCTCGGGGGCCCCTCCGATCTTGAAAGGACCGGACTCAAAAAGGtatattcaaaggccttttcctccaagCGTAGCCCTGAAGTTGATCCCGatgag GGAAACAatgttgaagaggatgaaattgagtcagTGCTACTCAAAAAGCTTGGTGAAACGTTGTCTAAAGGGGTACTAACTTGGTACGACCATTTGCCAGAGTATTCCATCACTTCTTTTGAGATGCTCGCAAATGCTTTCATTATAGGCCATGCCGGGGCTAAGAAGGTGCAG GTTCCAAAAGAAACAAATGGAACTTCCCCTCGGTCCCAGAAGAATGGGCTGCCCAAGCCTTTACCAAGGGTCTCAACTGCCTCATTTAAGTTGAAGGAAAATCTATTGGAGTACGAGGCAGTGACTTGGGCCGATGTCCATAACAGGTATGAATCCaaaattcgggtagaggatgatcaaCTTGAGCTTCCACCAGGTCCGATAGGCGGAAGCAAGAATTCTGAAACGTCAAGGCCGTCAAAGAATAGATATCGACCTTATGTTCAACCGGAGAAGTCCAACTTTAGGTCGGATAGAGGGAAGAACGGTCCCATTCATCATTCGAGCAGGAATGACAGACAAATTAATCGCGGTCTAAGCAGTCAAGGTTTGCAGTTTAGAGGTGATACCAGCGGGACCGCTAATAATGGGGACATCCCGAGGTTATCCGAGTACAACTTCAATATTGACGTCACTGATCTTGTCTCAGCCATTGGCCATATTGAGGATGCAAGATGGCCGAGGCCACTAAGATCTGACCCTGCTCAAAGAGATCCAAGTATGATGTGCGAGTATCATGGTACTCATGTTCATAGGGTAGAAGATTGTCGTCAACTGAGAGAGGAGAAGGCTCGAttattgaaaaatggtcaccttCGTGAGTTCTTGAGTGACCGAGCCAAAGGAAATTACAAGGGTAGGGAAAATCACAAACAGGTTGAGCCCATAGAGCCTTAG